Sequence from the Methanosarcina siciliae T4/M genome:
TGCATAGTATACATGAAGAAGTATACGGTGGCTTCCCTTATCTACTGATTCTTGGTAAAGTTGTACATCTTGAGGTGGAAGATAAAATCTATAACAAGGAAGACGGTTCGTGGGATATGGAAAAGGCTAAACCCTTGATGATGACAGGATCCGACCGCGGGATGCATTTCGGCACTGCCAGCAATATAGGTAAATTTGAACCTTTTGGAGCTATGTTTGAGGACGGTAAAGATCCATTATCATGGATGCATAAAGAAAAGGAAATACAATAATACAGGCACGGTTGTTGTGTAATTATTGGGAATTAGAGTCTTTTGCATCCAGGTTAAAGCTCTATACCTGTAAATCCCCGTTCTTTGAATCGATAAACCGTAAATGTTGAAGGAATATCTTGCAGGGATTGCGTGATTATAGTAAAAAACAATTGAAGTCTTTGAAGGCGTGCTGAAAGCGGATGCGAACTTTCAGAAAAAACAGATAATTGTCGAGTATGATGAAAAGAAGGCAGAGCTGAAAGAAGTTAAGACCGCTATTCGAGAAGCAGGATACGAACCCTTGTAATTATCATGTAAATTACATATATCATCTGTTTCAAAGACTAATTATATTAAAAGGCACAAATTCTAATTATATGGGTGAAGCTTCTGTTTGAAGAAGTTGGTTATAAATTAGCTGGTTATAA
This genomic interval carries:
- a CDS encoding COP associated protein yields the protein MLKADANFQKKQIIVEYDEKKAELKEVKTAIREAGYEPL